The region CTTGAGAAACGTATACGATCAGGCGAATACGGATTTATTTTAGTCAATTATGCAAATCCTGATATGGTGGGTCATACAGGAGTTCTGAGCGCAGGTATTAAGGCGGTCGAGGTAATAGACGAGTGCCTCGGCAGGGTCCTTTCAGCTTTACGTGATGTAAATGGTGTAGCCTGCATCACATCCGACCATGGCGATATAGAGCAGATGGTTGAGTACGATACCGGCAGCCCGCATACAGCCCACACCACCAACCTGGTTCCCTTCATTGTAACAAAAAAAGGCCTGCAACTCAGAACCGGTAAAGGCATATTTGCAGACATAGCCCCGACGATCCTCGACCTGATGGGGCTTGAAAAACCTGCTGAAATGACTGGAAAATCGCTTATCATAAGATGATTTTTTTAATTATACATACCCCTCGGTCTGACAAATAAATGAATCATACATCATTATTTTTCTTTATCGTCGGAGTTATCATGCTCATCGCAGGCGCTGAGGCATTAGTTCGTGGCGCATCCAGGCTTGCAGTTTTATTTGGTGTATCACCCCTCGTAATCGGTCTGACTATAGTTGCCTTCGGTACAAGCTCACCCGAGCTTGCCGTAAGCTTTATGGCCGCTGTCTCAGGCAATGCAGATATATCCATTGGCAATGTCATAGGCAGCAACATATTCAACATCCTGCTCATCCTTGGTATATCTGCGGTAATTACACCTCTTGCGGTTTCCAGGAAATTAATCCGGTTTGATGTGCCAATAATGATAGGTGTTTCAATATTGCTCTTTATATTCGGTCTTGACGGGAGGATTGGAAGAATAGAAGGCATTATCTTATTTGCCGGGATTGTCAGCTATACTGTTTTCTCGATTTACGAAAGCCGCAGTCTGACAAAAAAGATCGTAAATCAGGCGCTTCATCCTGAAATGAAGGCTACACCGCAAATGTATCTGCTTGACTCGGCACTCATCCTCATAGGCCTTTTCTTTCTTATCATAGGCTCCCGATGGCTGGTAGACGGCGCTGTCGTCATTGCTAAAGCACTTGGTGTCAGTGAGCTGATAATCGGGTTAACTATAGTAGCCGCCGGAACATCTTTGCCTGAAGTGGCTACATCTATTGTAGCAACTATCCGTGGTGAAAGGGATATCGCAGTCGGTAATGTAGTTGGGAGCAACCTGTTTAACATACTTGCGGTTCTTGGTCTCTCCAGTATGGCAACACCTAAAGGTATCTATGTATCTCCTGCGGCCTTACACTTGGATATACCTATAATGATAGCCGCAGCTGCAATCTGTCTGCCGATCTTCTACACGCATAATATGATTTCCCGCCGGGAGGGTATTTTTTTGTTGGGCAGTTACGGAGTATACCTGTTCTACCTTATCTCAATAATTTAAAAGGCTTGT is a window of Nitrospirota bacterium DNA encoding:
- a CDS encoding calcium/sodium antiporter, which translates into the protein MNHTSLFFFIVGVIMLIAGAEALVRGASRLAVLFGVSPLVIGLTIVAFGTSSPELAVSFMAAVSGNADISIGNVIGSNIFNILLILGISAVITPLAVSRKLIRFDVPIMIGVSILLFIFGLDGRIGRIEGIILFAGIVSYTVFSIYESRSLTKKIVNQALHPEMKATPQMYLLDSALILIGLFFLIIGSRWLVDGAVVIAKALGVSELIIGLTIVAAGTSLPEVATSIVATIRGERDIAVGNVVGSNLFNILAVLGLSSMATPKGIYVSPAALHLDIPIMIAAAAICLPIFYTHNMISRREGIFLLGSYGVYLFYLISII